A single region of the Silene latifolia isolate original U9 population chromosome 8, ASM4854445v1, whole genome shotgun sequence genome encodes:
- the LOC141597097 gene encoding uncharacterized protein LOC141597097, translating into MESNPPRFLPTIKHNHLPTQPKDDLPNSTTSLLSFDTHSSPSSTRSHPTKLLLFIAFLLTALAAFALGFALNSDPTNANAAFHRRPLTKLKHPVVLLVSSDGFRFGYQFKAHLPNINRLITNGTEAETGLIPVFPTLTFPNHYSIVTGLYPSSHGIINNYFTDPVTGDRFSMASHEPKWWLGEPLWETVANHGQKAATYFWPGSEVKKGSWDCPADFCQNYNKSVPFEDRVDTVLSYFDLPVDDIPVFITLYFEDPDHQGHQVGPDDPEITDAVIRIDRMMGKLIEGLEKRGVFEDVTVIMVGDHGMVGTCDKKLIFLDDLAPWVEIPADWVQSYTPLLAIRPPSGISPADVVAKMNEGLQSGKVDNGKHLKVYLKEDLPDRLHYSESYRIPPIIGLPEEGYKIEMTNSNKQECGGAHGYDNAFFSMRTIFIAHGPQFARGRKVPSFENVQIYNLVTSILNIKGADNNGSVAFPQTLLLSES; encoded by the coding sequence ATGGAGTCAAATCCACCTAGATTTCTCCCCACTATCAAACACAATCATCTCCCAACACAACCCAAAGATGATCTCCCAAACTCAACCACTTCCCTCCTCTCATTTGACACTCACTCTTCACCCTCCTCTACCCGCTCTCACCCTACCAAACTCCTCCTCTTCATTGCCTTCCTCCTCACCGCCCTCGCCGCTTTCGCTCTCGGTTTCGCCCTCAATTCCGATCCCACCAATGCCAATGCAGCATTTCATCGCCGCCCCCTCACCAAGCTCAAACACCCAGTAGTCCTCCTTGTTTCCTCTGATGGGTTCCGGTTCGGGTACCAATTCAAAGCTCATTTACCCAATATCAACAGGCTGATCACCAATGGGACCGAAGCCGAAACCGGGTTAATCCCGGTTTTCCCAACTCTTACCTTTCCTAATCATTACTCCATTGTTACAGGtctgtacccttcttcccatggTATTATAAACAATTATTTTACTGATCCTGTTACTGGTGATCGTTTTTCAATGGCTAGCCATGAACCCAAATGGTGGCTTGGTGAACCATTGTGGGAGACTGTGGCTAACCATGGTCAGAAAGCTGCAACCTATTTTTGGCCCGGTTCCGAGGTAAAGAAAGGTTCTTGGGATTGTCCTGCTGATTTTTGTCAAAATTATAATAAGTCTGTGCCTTTTGAAGATAGGGTTGATACTGTTCTTAGTTATTTTGATTTGCCAGTTGATGATATTCCTGTTTTCATCACATTGTATTTTGAGGACCCGGATCATCAGGGTCACCAAGTTGGGCCGGATGATCCGGAGATTACAGACGCGGTTATTAGGATTGATCGAATGATGGGGAAGTTGATTGAAGGGTTGGAAAAGAGAGGAGTGTTTGAGGATGTTACTGTTATTATGGTTGGTGATCATGGTATGGTTGGTACTTGTGATAAGAAGTTAATTTTTTTGGATGATTTGGCTCCTTGGGTTGAAATTCCGGCTGATTGGGTTCAGTCTTATACTCCTTTGCTTGCCATTCGTCCTCCTTCGGGGATTTCTCCTGCGGATGTTGTGGCGAAGATGAATGAGGGGTTGCAGTCGGGGAAGGTTGATAATGGGAAGCATTTGAAGGTTTATCTTAAGGAAGATCTTCCTGATAGACTGCATTACTCTGAGAGTTATAGAATTCCGCCTATAATTGGGCTTCCGGAAGAGGGTTATAAGATAGAGATGACGAATTCTAACAAGCAGGAATGTGGAGGTGCACACGGGTATGATAACGCCTTCTTTTCCATGAGGACCATTTTCATTGCTCATGGGCCTCAATTTGCGAGGGGACGGAAGGTGCCATCTTTTGAGAATGTTCAAATTTACAATTTGGTGACTTCGATTCTGAACATCAAAGGAGCTGATAATAATGGGAGTGTAGCATTTCCGCAAACTCTCCTCCTGTCTGAGTCATGA